CTGAATATAGCCAAGACTTAGGAAAGGTTTGATTTGTTCGTCCGTTAAATGTTTGGTGTATTTTACTCTCCCAGCAGCACTTGAACCTGGACCCGAACACTTGTACTCTCCATAGAACACAGTGCTACAATATTGCCACATACacacataaaaaatttattgatcaatatttattaagtctaaaaaacaatcaattatatgaaaatgcttaattaatgttttgttaattttcttaCCTGTCACGTTCGGGGTGGTTATTGTCGCTCCATCCCGCAGGGTTGATGACCTTGGTCATGCTGGTGTAGGCATAGACCACCATGGGATTGGTCCTCCAAGCCCTGCCCAAATATGTTCCACTTCCTGTCCCAGTTATCTTGCAGTGGACAAATGAGTATCCAGTATCCTCTGAAGCTGAGTCTCTTGCTTGTGCTGTTATCACTGTTAATCCATTATCCCCCAACACATGTAACTCAGTGTTCTGCACCCATTAATTCATTAACCATCAAAATCATGACATAATATAGACCATCAACAAGCTCAATTATACCGATGATACATATAACATTTCTCTAACAACATGTATGTGAAGTTCATTATTATATGACCAAACTCGCATATAGAGTTCCTCAATAGATTGTCCTTTCATTGAGGAATTATAGGGAGAGTTTGGGTGGCATTACCAAATAGAGAGACTTTCCACTTCCCCATATGAAATCCACAGTGCCTTCAATGAAGCAGTCCTTGAACAAATGATTGCCCCTATCATCACAAAGGGTGTCCTGGAAACCAATAAGCTTGCAATTGTATAAGGCTGACTTGTTCCCCGACACCCTCAATGCCACTGCTTGCGCTCCCACTCTTTTCCCATCTGGCCTTGGCGAAGAGTTCTTCACAACCACAAATCAACGTAAATTTTAATCCccacacaaaaataataaaagaatgTTGATAAAAATTTATTGTGTGTGATGATAATATCATGTGACATGCTGATGTGATAAATTTACATACCTTAATAATAACATTAGCTGCCACAAAGTAGTCAGATTCAGCAATCACTGTGGCACTGTTCACTGTTCCATATTTTTGGGATGTGCCAGCAAAGGTCAAAGTTGGTATATTTGTTGGAGAGCCATAAAATGTAACAAATGGTTTATTCCGCGGAATGGTGATTTTCTCATTGTACTCTCCCCCTCCAATGTACACAATGACACGTTTGGTGTTGCCGGCAGGAATGCTATTAACAGCGTCAGTGATGGTCTTGAATTGTCCACTTCCGTCTTTCATGACCTTGATGACCTTTTGACTAGCCTCAGCCTTTGCAAGGGCAGGGTCAAGTGTGCCCCGCCGTGCTGTGTACGGCTTCACGTTGTAATTGAACCATGTGTTGACTTGGGATTGGTCGGCTGGTACTGGGGTATGATCATCCGCCATGGCTATGGTGGCAGTGAAGAGAATTAATGTCATGGTTAAAGCTGCATTGACGCCCATGCctgtgttttcctttttcttttttttttttcttttcgggTTTTTGGTTTCGaagttttgtatgtttttggGTGCTATTGATTTAGAATGGTAAAAGGATTTGATTTTATAGTCCGCTATGCAAGAGCTGCTTAAGGCACATATTTAGAGGGattcattaaaaatttgtGAGACGTGGAGAGCTTCTCGCACATTTTGGTTTCCAATTAGGGGCTAATATTCGTTGGGATTTCATATCCACACTTTACATTAGCTGAATAACAGAAACCCACAAGCAGCTTAATTTCGGAAGGAAGAGGACATAATTAAGAGAGTTTTGCTTAACCATCTCATGTAAAATCTTAATTATACCCttgaaaattaaggatatagCACCATATAGTCACAAATTAGCGAGGGTGGAGCCATAGTTAGACTAGGATGGGCTCCACTCCAGTACAATTATctagaaaaaagaatttagtGTTAATTTTAGGAAGTCCAATTTATTTAGTGAAATTCGcctcatttaaaaaaaaatgtagtcCACTCAAACTCAATAACTCTttttacgaaatttttttatagaaagaGTTGCACTTGTCAATGAGACAATTAATCGTCTTGATAGGGTGACaatacatttaaaaaaaacaaaaaacaaaaatctgtctttaattattttcatgatCATTTAGAAGTGAAGCAATTAAAAACCTAGCCCTAGTTCACTTTGCGCTTCCAGGACCGATTACAGGCTACATGGTTAGTCCATTTCAAAGTCAATGTCGAATTGGAATTAGATAAGCTCTTGAACCTCTTCCAATCGTGAACCACAGCCGTCAGATCAACCACCTTAGCACCTATAGTCCGGCAGCAATTGGCATGAACGGTTGTGACAGCTTTGAAGTCCCTGCTAACTTCACAGAAGCCACTGAAGTAACGGGTGTCCAAAAACCTCACGCTGAGGCCTAACTCTCTGAAAACACCTTCCTTCATCATGCCATTTAAAACATCCTGCTCTTTCAATTTGGTTGAGTAGTTTTTCTGGGCATACCACTTCTCGAATAAGGAGATTGTTCTGTTGTTAGATCTCACCATGTAGAAACCTGTGTTGATGGGGTTTGCTTCAGACAATTGATCACCATTGAAGCTATCGGTGCTGATTTGAAGATCTATGCTTTCGTTGAAGCTAATTAGCCTTGGAAAGGGGTTCCTTAGCCACATCACATCTATGTCCTGGGAATGAAaggttaaataaataaatatataaaagtatgaaatgagttcatataAATCTAAACACACAAAAATGTACCGCatttatacaaatatataaatcgGAATACGATTTAACAAAATCGGTAATGTTCACTTCTTTTACCGAGTAATGTGACTACATGATTTAACAAAATCAGAATACGAGAAAATGTATCATGTTTATTATGGAATATATTATATCACATTTTGCTTGGTTAATTCGTTTTACAAGAGTATTATGACACATATTATGTTGTTAGCAATTGGTCAAGTAATCGTGACTGACGACctcatatatatgtattggtGGATTTAGCTTTGTGCTTATACACTCTAAATGTGAAGGGGAAAATGgactaaataaataacatatttttGGAGATGTGAAGCCTTTTAGATTCTAACTTTTTATTTCCTAAACTTCTTACCTTTGAAATTACCCCTGCAATATGTAATACGTTGAATCACATTGTATATCTATAAGCTAGAAAACTTACTGTGAATATGAAACTGTAGCCTCGCTTAAGCATTTCTTTGAGAAAGAGAGTTCTCCTCCACATCATGTTGATAAAATCTTGAGACATGTACAGTTTCTCAGCCTCAAAATCGGCAGGATCATCTGCTTCAAGCTTGTGGCAGTGAAGGTGGAGAAACTTACAACGTTCTAAAGATGTTTGATCGACCGCCACGAGAAGAAGTTGAGAAATCAAGCCTCGTGTGTCTTCTCCATGCCAGAACCCatctaaaaataaatcaagcaTTGGATTATCTCCTTCTACGTACGCTTTATTTACAATCGCAACTATCACAGTCTTGTAAGTTCCCATGGAAGCCTTATATAAAGCTGATTCAAGCTCATCTTCTTTGCTGTTTGTGTTGATCtattaattatttcaaaaaaattaattagaacaaattaaaacaatttaataatagattaaacaaattaaaacttaaTTACCTTGGTAAAGGGTTGGCATTGGTCTGTGGTCTGGTTGAATATACACAAAACTACTAAACTAGAAAATAGAAGGCATAATATggcaatttgaaaattttccatgGTCTTGGCTAATACACTATTATAAGCGTTAATTTGATCGTATATAACAATCTTAAAGAGAGCTCTCTATCCATAAAAACTGGAGAGTTGAAGAAACTGACGACTGACCATGTCATGCAATTTTTGTGATCAATAGCTAATTAGGCGTGACATTGGGATTATATTAACTGCTattaatctttttaaaaaaaacaaaaacgataTTGTTGTGAACATAAGTACAAACTCATGAGACATCACCTAAAAAGATCAAACACAGAATTCTATATTGTCATATAACATACAATCCTAATTAAACTATGTTAGGATTGACTGACTTTTAAAAagcgaaaaaagaaaactatgtCTAGGACTAGGAAATCTAGCCAAGGGTCACGTTGAAATTCTTCCAGGAGCCCTCACAATTTACATGGCTAGTCCATGTCAAAGTCGACGGTTGATTGGAATCGGATAAGCTCTTGAACCTCTTCCAATCGTGAATCGCAGCGGTCAGATCAGCCACCTTAGCACTTATAGTCCGGCAGCAGTTGGCATGAACCGTCCTGACAACGTTGAAGTCTTTGCTAACTTCACAGAAGCCACTGAAATAAAGGGTGTCCAAAAACCTCACACTGAGGCCTAACTCTCTGAAAAAACCTTCCTGCATCATGTTGTTCAAAACATCCTGCTCTTTCAATCCTGTGGAGTTGTTTCTTCTAGCGTACCACTCCTCGAATAGCGAGATTGTTCTGTTGTTGGACCTGACCATGTAGAAGCCTGTGTTGATGGGGTTGGCTTGAGACCATTCATCCCCATTGAATTTATCAACGCTGATTTGAAGATCTATGTTTTCATTGAAGCTTGTTAGCCTTGGGAATGGGTTCCTTAGCCACAACACATCTATGTCCTGTAAATGGAAATTTTGGATATATGTAAGCTAATTATATGTCGAATATCATTACTTTTAGGATCCACCTTACTAAAATAGAAATATTTTGAATCAAACATATAATCCACtcacattttgttttttaatttactcCCACTTGTGATTTTTACTTGTTAATTTATCAGCCAAAAAACATTACTACGAATCAAACATAACAGAGTATGGCATTATATATTTCACATTTTAGTTTATCAACTGGACCTTTTTACGAGAGTATGACATGCTATGTTGTCGGATTATTTATCGAGTAATGAAGCTGAAATGATGTTGAGAAAACTTACTGTGAATACAAAACTATAGCCTCTCCTTAGCACCTCCTTGAGAAACAGGGTTCTCCTCCACATCATCTTGAGAAAATCTTGCGACATGTAGAGTTCCTCCGTCTCAAAATCGGCCCCATCTGCTTTGAGCTTGTAGCAGTGAAGGTGAAGAAACTTGCAACGTTCGAAGGAAGTTTGATCGACGGCAACAAGAAGCAGGTGAGAAATCAAGCCCCTCGTGTCTTCTCCGAGCCAGAAACCATCTAAAAACATATCAAGCATTGGCTTGTCTCCTTCCACATAGGCCTTATTTACAATAGCAATTATCACAGTCTTGTTTGCCATGGAAGCCTCAGATAAAGCTGATTCAAGCCCATCTCCAGGGCCAATTGTGTTCCTCTGtctcaaacaaattaatttgagCAAATCACAACAATTacatattaaacaaaaacagaaaaaacccaacaagaacaaaaactaaaagattattatttattacCTTGGTAGAGGATTGGCATTGGTGAGTTTGGAAGACGAAGAGTGGTTTGGATCCATCCGTGGTCTGGTtgaacattaaaaataaaactaaaccAGCAAACAGAAGGCAAAATAATGTAATATTTCGATTGTCCATGTGATCTTTGAAGCCTTAGCTAATTCGGTTTTCTTGTGAAGAAGAAATATGTTGTGTTATTTTCATGAGGGctgcctctctctccccatATCCGTAAAAACTCAAGAACTCAAGAAACTACCAAGTCATGCAATTTGTATTCTGTAGTAATTAGGAGTGGTGTTGGTGCGTATTAAGGATTGTTATTAAATTCTAAATGCAAAACGCTACCTGTTGTtaataacataaaataaataaataccaaaaaaatcaacccaaaaaacaTCAAAGAGAATCCTAATCAGACTATGCTTAGGATTGAGTTTTAAATGCAAAGAGTCTTTGAAATTACGTTTAGTTAATCTTATCTTAATTGTCAATTAACACTGAATTTTCAGATATCGTAAGGACTTTACAACAATTCCCCTGACATGCCTATCCGCAgctttattttcttgtataaTGTGCTGAtgagttttagttttatttctAAACGATATCAATAGTCATCTCTATGAATTTCGTTTACGttaatttttttggctaaTCCAATTAGCGTACACATCAAGAACTTAAATCCGTATGTGGGACATGTGTACACTGAcacatgatttatttttaaatgaagGGTGGTAAATCCTGTGCTTCCTTAGATGATCGTAGTGAGTGAAGCTACATATGAGATGAAAAGATGTATGATAAAGCCAATCAAAGTGGTTTTCCTCTCacttatatataatttgcataactaattaaataaaaattcatggtCAAGCTGTAGAAGATTTAAGGGAAATCTCTCTAAAAAACTTGATCAACGCTACCATCTTTTCATCGGGAACATGCATATTTTTCACCACAGCTAGCTCAATCAGCGAATATGTGACACTACTGATTTGTTACGACgatttttcatcttttgctACGGTTTTTGTACCTTTAGTGACTATTTTAATGTCCCAATACGGGAAAGTGTCTTTACCCACGAAAAAAACCGTCGCTAACTGCTGCTAAAACTACTATTAGCATCGTACATGAAAACCGTCGCTGAATATCGGAAGAAAATATTAATCTTCTCTCTCCCGTATATTGCGagggaaaaaaatagaaaaagacaTCATAAAAACTTCCTTTTCAacatctttatatatatatacacatattaCATGAAAACATATCACAAATTCTCGTCCAAATGATTACTATGACACATGGAAATGCCCTAATCAGTTAAACAAACTAGAGATAGGAAAAATAGATCAGTGCAAGTTTATCATGCCCATCTGAAGGCGATCCTTACTAACATGCTAGTAACTTCCTGTTTCTTCTCAGTCCTTTGGAATGGTCTTTCACAAATGCTGCAAAAGTAAGAGCGTAAACTGTGTAATCCAAAAGACTGCTCTCTTTGAACATCCCCTGGGCATCTTCATCCATCCACAGGCTACGAATTGCATCCAAGCATTCATTGACCTAAAGTTCACAACAAACATTATAGATTGAAATCAGAAAATTCTTTTGCTATATCACATCCAACTGTCGGCCACTGAGTAATACAACCATATGCAACACATGAATGTGATGCCCATATCAAAtataacaaattgaaattggcAAAGACGTTTGAAAGGTCAGTTCAAAATAACAATCAACGTATATTTTCTGATAATAGCCCCTCAATTTTGTCCACAAGACAAAATTACTCTGTTATGTGACAACATTTAAACAAAATGGTAGTCAAGGGTGCATAGATGAAACAGCAATAGGATTGTAAAAACCCCTCCATGATACAAAAGATAAATGGTGTTTGTGCCTGTGCACCTATGTGATCAGTGTTCATACACAACAGCTGACTCGTCGAGCCTTATTCAGGTAACAATAAGTACACTAACAACACAAAATACAGCATGTGATGCTTGCAAAAGCTTGTGTTCCACACTCACAACTGAAAGTTACTTGAAACTAACTATAATTATATTAACCACAAAACATAACTGATACCTCAAGGCTGATCAGGGAACTTGACATCTTGTTTTGATCACATCGAAGGGAGTGGTGAGATATGCACTAAATGCTACTTGAACTTGCGTATGAATTTTTTCTTCCCCTAGCCAGTTAAATACTCAAGCCTTCATAAGAACCTGCATGGTGCAGATAATAATCAtaattttgaagaaataagAATCACAAGTTATAAAGGAAAGTGCAACAGATAAAGACAACTAAATCATTTTGAGGCCAAAATCCTAACTGCTTATGATTCATCAATGATCAAAAGACGGTATGTCTGAACTTTCCTTGCTgggacaaaataaaacaataaactAGTGTGGTGAATGCGTGTTAAGAAGTCACAATcctatttgaataaattttagttatttGGATTTGCAATCCTACTTTCCCAGTGGTACAAAGAAAATGACATAAAGGCAAAAAGAAAACGGTGAGACATACAAACTATCACTATTCTATGCACCTACATTGGAAACTACgtacatacacacacacacacatatttatatatatatatatatatatattatgactaattaaagtaattaaaaaagaataagatattacttaattacatatattaaataaaggaagttggccaaaagaaaaagtaaagaaactaatttatattttaaaaacttatacttttcaaaaacaaacaaaaaagaacactTCTCCCGACCAAATTTCGTGggcaaagatctatgccgacaaaatttgccagattaggtttcccccgacgaaaatatctttgccgacgaaattttgtcgggagaggtcttatttttaaaaaataaatataaacttaggatgtttaggttaattaattttttaaaattttatttttattaacaacataatatatttggagatttaattagttgaattagcaattatattttaattattatttacttaatgactgattatgattaaatattttaattaacttcatgaattatattacttaatgaatagtaattcaatttctcttttcctttttctcctttaatattcactaaggtaattactaatcaaagtaataaaaaaagtgaaatacatactatgctacttaaagggtgtagccaaacttttgaataaaaatttaaatcctaaaaaaaaaaaaaattaaaaaaactgagtatagccgtgcggctatactatttttaatataaaaaggaggaccccaacgtttaggcgccacgtgtctactttttaattaaaaataaaaactgagtatagccgagcggctatactatttttaatataaaaagaaggACCACAacgtttaggcgccacgtgtctattttttaataaaaaaaacacagagtatagccgtgcggctatactatttttaatataaaaaggaggaccccaacgtttaggcgccacgtgtctgcttttttaattaaaaaaataaaaaaatgagtatagccgtgcggctatactatttttaatataaaaaggaggaccccaacgattaggcgccacgtgtccatattttttaaaaaaaacacagagtatagccgtgcggctgtactttttttgggttttaaaaaaagagccTTCAGCGTAGGCGCCAAGTGTCCCAAAAAAGtgcagccgtgcggctgtactatttttaaaaatcccaaaaggtatagccgaccggctcgactgtttttcaaaaagaaaaatagtacagccgcacggctatactatgtaaatagaatttatttattttgtggactttttctataatttttttaatgctaattaataattactaattaaagtaattcaaaaatgCTAATATGTTActcaattacatgtattgaattaaagaagtgggccaaaaaacaaaagcaaagaaagtaatt
The Prunus dulcis chromosome 2, ALMONDv2, whole genome shotgun sequence DNA segment above includes these coding regions:
- the LOC117619484 gene encoding putative pectinesterase 63, whose protein sequence is MGVNAALTMTLILFTATIAMADDHTPVPADQSQVNTWFNYNVKPYTARRGTLDPALAKAEASQKVIKVMKDGSGQFKTITDAVNSIPAGNTKRVIVYIGGGEYNEKITIPRNKPFVTFYGSPTNIPTLTFAGTSQKYGTVNSATVIAESDYFVAANVIIKNSSPRPDGKRVGAQAVALRVSGNKSALYNCKLIGFQDTLCDDRGNHLFKDCFIEGTVDFIWGSGKSLYLNTELHVLGDNGLTVITAQARDSASEDTGYSFVHCKITGTGSGTYLGRAWRTNPMVVYAYTSMTKVINPAGWSDNNHPERDSTVFYGEYKCSGPGSSAAGRVKYTKHLTDEQIKPFLSLGYIQGSKWLLPPPNPKV
- the LOC117618410 gene encoding uncharacterized protein At1g28695-like, which encodes MENFQIAILCLLFSSLVVLCIFNQTTDQCQPFTKINTNSKEDELESALYKASMGTYKTVIVAIVNKAYVEGDNPMLDLFLDGFWHGEDTRGLISQLLLVAVDQTSLERCKFLHLHCHKLEADDPADFEAEKLYMSQDFINMMWRRTLFLKEMLKRGYSFIFTDIDVMWLRNPFPRLISFNESIDLQISTDSFNGDQLSEANPINTGFYMVRSNNRTISLFEKWYAQKNYSTKLKEQDVLNGMMKEGVFRELGLSVRFLDTRYFSGFCEVSRDFKAVTTVHANCCRTIGAKVVDLTAVVHDWKRFKSLSNSNSTLTLKWTNHVACNRSWKRKVN
- the LOC117620110 gene encoding uncharacterized protein At1g28695-like, whose amino-acid sequence is MDNRNITLFCLLFAGLVLFLMFNQTTDGSKPLFVFQTHQCQSSTKRNTIGPGDGLESALSEASMANKTVIIAIVNKAYVEGDKPMLDMFLDGFWLGEDTRGLISHLLLVAVDQTSFERCKFLHLHCYKLKADGADFETEELYMSQDFLKMMWRRTLFLKEVLRRGYSFVFTDIDVLWLRNPFPRLTSFNENIDLQISVDKFNGDEWSQANPINTGFYMVRSNNRTISLFEEWYARRNNSTGLKEQDVLNNMMQEGFFRELGLSVRFLDTLYFSGFCEVSKDFNVVRTVHANCCRTISAKVADLTAAIHDWKRFKSLSDSNQPSTLTWTSHVNCEGSWKNFNVTLG